In the Streptomyces fradiae ATCC 10745 = DSM 40063 genome, one interval contains:
- the galK gene encoding galactokinase — protein sequence MTDPGARAAEAAAARFRELYGTAPEGVWAAPGRVNLIGEYTDVNDGSVMPLALPHTALAAVARRTDGRLRVHSAQAADASPAGVVHLDAAAPGPAACMGWAAYPAGVVWALRAAGHPVTGADVHVTSTVPTGAGLSSSAALEVATALALDGLYGLGLSRPALAALAQRAENAFVGVPCGVMDQMASACCTEGHVLHLDTRDLTCRQVPFDPAAHGLALLVVDTRVRHALGDGAYAERRAGCEAGARALGVRSLREVAHARLPEALERLGDPVVRGYVRHVVTDDHRVGRVAALLDAGDLRGVGPVLTEGHASLRDDLRVSCPELDLAVSASLAAGALGARMTGGGFGGSAVVLAEAGAVEETAAAVRAAFAAEGYRAPRIFPAAPSAGARRLL from the coding sequence GTGACCGACCCCGGGGCGCGGGCCGCGGAGGCCGCCGCCGCACGCTTCCGCGAGCTGTACGGCACCGCGCCGGAGGGGGTGTGGGCCGCGCCCGGCCGGGTCAACCTCATCGGCGAGTACACGGACGTCAACGACGGGTCCGTGATGCCGCTGGCCCTGCCGCACACGGCCCTCGCGGCCGTCGCCCGCCGCACGGACGGGCGGTTGCGCGTCCACTCGGCGCAGGCCGCCGACGCCTCCCCGGCCGGGGTCGTCCACCTCGACGCCGCCGCGCCGGGGCCGGCCGCGTGCATGGGCTGGGCCGCCTACCCGGCGGGCGTCGTCTGGGCGCTGCGCGCGGCCGGCCACCCGGTGACGGGCGCCGACGTCCATGTGACGTCCACCGTGCCGACGGGCGCCGGCCTGTCGTCGTCGGCCGCGCTGGAGGTCGCGACCGCCCTCGCCCTCGACGGGCTGTACGGGCTGGGGCTCTCCCGCCCGGCCCTGGCCGCCTTGGCCCAGCGCGCCGAGAACGCCTTCGTCGGCGTGCCCTGCGGCGTCATGGACCAGATGGCGTCCGCGTGCTGCACCGAGGGGCACGTCCTGCACCTGGACACCCGCGACCTGACGTGCCGGCAGGTGCCGTTCGACCCCGCGGCGCACGGGCTCGCGCTGCTGGTGGTGGACACGCGCGTCCGGCACGCGCTCGGCGACGGCGCGTACGCCGAGCGGCGCGCCGGGTGCGAGGCGGGCGCGCGGGCGCTCGGGGTGCGCTCGCTGCGCGAGGTCGCCCACGCGCGCCTGCCGGAGGCGCTGGAGCGGCTGGGCGACCCGGTCGTGCGCGGGTACGTCCGCCATGTCGTCACCGACGACCACCGGGTCGGGCGGGTCGCGGCGCTGCTCGACGCGGGCGACCTGCGGGGCGTCGGCCCCGTGCTGACCGAGGGGCACGCCTCTCTCCGGGACGACCTGCGGGTCTCCTGCCCGGAGCTGGACCTCGCCGTGTCGGCGTCGCTCGCCGCCGGGGCGCTGGGCGCCCGGATGACGGGTGGCGGCTTCGGCGGCTCGGCGGTCGTCCTGGCGGAGGCCGGCGCGGTGGAGGAGACGGCCGCCGCGGTCCGGGCGGCCTTCGCGGCGGAGGGGTACCGGGCGCCGCGGATCTTCCCGGCCGCCCCGTCGGCGGGGGCGCGCCGCCTGCTGTGA
- the galT gene encoding galactose-1-phosphate uridylyltransferase, whose product MKKTSTRLADGRELVYYDSRDDVVRDAVDRRPLDPVSTRAEIREDVLLGDRVAIASHRQGRTHLPPADECPLCPSRDGRHTEIPDSDYDVVVFENRFPSLAGGAGRCEVVCFTPDHDASFADLTEERAALVLQAWTDRTAELAAVPGVEQVFCFENRGAEIGVTLAHPHGQVYGYPFTTPRTELMLRSAREHAARTGGGNLFDDVVRREREDGERVVLATDHWTAFVPYAARWPYEVHLYPRRRVPDLRGLDAAARGELPRVQLELLRRFDRIFGEGRPPTPYVSAWHQAPFADPRRDAFACHLELFTIRRASGKLKFLAGSESGMSVWINDVPPEAAARRLREVASAS is encoded by the coding sequence GTGAAGAAGACCTCCACCCGCCTCGCCGACGGGCGGGAGCTGGTGTACTACGACTCCCGTGACGACGTCGTGCGCGACGCCGTCGACCGGCGGCCCCTCGACCCGGTCTCCACCCGCGCCGAGATCCGCGAGGACGTGCTGCTCGGCGACCGCGTCGCCATCGCCTCCCACCGCCAGGGCCGCACCCACCTCCCGCCGGCCGACGAGTGCCCGCTCTGCCCCTCGCGCGACGGGCGGCACACCGAGATCCCCGACAGCGACTACGACGTGGTCGTCTTCGAGAACCGCTTCCCGTCCCTCGCGGGCGGCGCCGGCCGCTGCGAGGTCGTCTGCTTCACGCCCGACCACGACGCCTCCTTCGCCGACCTCACCGAGGAGCGGGCCGCCCTCGTCCTCCAGGCGTGGACCGACCGCACCGCCGAACTGGCCGCCGTGCCCGGCGTGGAGCAGGTCTTCTGCTTCGAGAACCGGGGCGCCGAGATCGGCGTCACCCTCGCCCACCCGCACGGGCAGGTCTACGGCTACCCCTTCACCACCCCCCGCACGGAGCTGATGCTGCGCTCCGCGCGGGAGCACGCGGCGCGCACCGGCGGCGGCAACCTCTTCGACGACGTCGTACGGCGGGAGCGCGAGGACGGCGAGCGCGTGGTCCTCGCCACCGACCACTGGACCGCCTTCGTCCCGTACGCCGCCCGCTGGCCGTACGAGGTGCACCTCTACCCCCGCCGCCGCGTGCCCGACCTGCGCGGCCTGGACGCGGCGGCGCGCGGGGAACTGCCCCGCGTCCAGCTGGAGCTGCTGCGCCGCTTCGACCGGATCTTCGGGGAGGGCCGGCCGCCCACGCCGTACGTCTCCGCGTGGCACCAGGCGCCGTTCGCCGACCCGCGGCGCGACGCGTTCGCCTGCCATCTCGAGCTTTTCACCATCCGCCGTGCGTCCGGCAAGCTGAAGTTCCTCGCGGGCTCCGAATCGGGAATGAGCGTGTGGATCAACGACGTCCCGCCGGAGGCCGCGGCCCGGCGACTGCGAGAGGTAGCGAGCGCATCATGA
- a CDS encoding helix-turn-helix transcriptional regulator: MGVRLMVVDDHRLLAEALASALKLRGHRVLAAAAPAAGAAELVVSRAPEVCLLGTATPAEPGAFDPVVRIKRDRPQVAVVVLGPVPSPRGIAAAFAAGASGYVRHDERIEGVERAIMKARAGEAAVAPQLLQGAFTELLNPAATPDDEGQRLLRMLTPREVEVLVRVAEGEDTRLIAAGMGIAPSTARTHVQRVLMKLGVGSRLEAAALAARTGLLDRATAGHPRVPHPR; encoded by the coding sequence ATGGGCGTGCGCCTGATGGTGGTCGACGACCACCGCCTGTTAGCCGAGGCACTCGCCTCGGCGCTGAAGCTGCGCGGGCACCGCGTGCTCGCCGCCGCCGCGCCCGCCGCGGGCGCGGCCGAACTGGTGGTGAGCCGCGCCCCGGAGGTCTGCCTGCTGGGCACGGCGACCCCCGCGGAGCCGGGCGCCTTCGACCCGGTCGTCCGCATCAAGCGGGACCGCCCGCAGGTCGCGGTGGTGGTCCTCGGGCCGGTGCCCAGCCCGCGCGGCATCGCGGCGGCCTTCGCGGCCGGGGCGTCCGGGTACGTACGGCACGACGAGCGCATCGAGGGCGTCGAACGCGCCATCATGAAGGCCCGCGCGGGGGAGGCCGCCGTCGCCCCGCAGCTCCTCCAGGGCGCCTTCACCGAGCTGCTGAACCCGGCCGCCACCCCGGACGACGAGGGGCAGCGGCTGCTGCGGATGCTGACGCCCCGCGAGGTGGAGGTGCTGGTACGGGTCGCGGAGGGCGAGGACACCCGGCTCATCGCGGCCGGAATGGGGATCGCCCCCAGTACGGCCCGCACCCATGTGCAGCGCGTCCTGATGAAGCTCGGCGTGGGCTCCCGGCTGGAGGCCGCCGCGCTGGCCGCCCGCACCGGCCTCCTGGACCGCGCCACCGCCGGCCACCCCCGCGTCCCCCACCCCCGCTGA
- a CDS encoding outer membrane protein assembly factor BamB family protein, giving the protein MTQPPPPPQQPPGPPDEPPGPPPQGGFGAPQDPPPGGFGAPQDPPPGGFGAPAPPPQGGPAYGYPQAPQPPAPGAQPPAPQPPAPQPPGAPQHPAAPQGPGVPPPGQPPTAPYGYPGQPPYQPPPGAPGQPPGYGYPTAPMHQMPPPGMPGAPAGQGGRGGLSAQMKIVIAAVVAVALIVGTGVWYASTKGGDPAPATAGGTSGGTGTDGGKADGGPAAPDGPGKEKVPGNTQAKVAFQIPVPVVTDMVTTTGSWLTDKTYVKSGVNEVVGYDPVKGAKLWSVPLPGELCASTRHVKDNKTALVFAAAKPTPQNKYPGCSEVAVLDLDAGKLLWTRSVSLDGGRKLNMSEVTIGAGTVAAAAVQGGAAWDLATGKELWRPQDNAEGCRDMGYGGGEGLVAARKCGDSDNVSVTIQNLNPATGAPVSEFKMPTGVEYASVVSTRPLVVAADVGDTAGDGSSISDFFSIDEKTGKLKAQIPADADRYAAECGATDVERCEKLVVGNNRLYLPTEQHEGGTDSRRVNEIVSFDLTTGKPTGDRLDSGDGVELYPVRMDGGNLIVYRTPGYERGGEVVSVDGGTFKETLLMKTPADRTISTIERALVGREPILYRDGRLYLADRFVSKPSTVVKETRYLALVFTTQ; this is encoded by the coding sequence ATGACGCAACCGCCCCCGCCGCCCCAGCAGCCCCCCGGCCCGCCGGACGAGCCGCCCGGCCCGCCCCCGCAGGGCGGCTTCGGCGCCCCGCAGGACCCGCCCCCCGGCGGCTTCGGCGCGCCCCAGGACCCGCCGCCCGGCGGTTTCGGCGCGCCCGCCCCGCCTCCGCAGGGCGGCCCCGCGTACGGCTACCCCCAGGCGCCCCAGCCCCCGGCCCCGGGCGCCCAGCCCCCGGCCCCCCAGCCCCCGGCCCCCCAGCCCCCGGGCGCCCCGCAGCACCCCGCCGCCCCGCAGGGCCCCGGTGTGCCGCCGCCCGGCCAGCCGCCCACCGCCCCGTACGGCTACCCGGGCCAGCCGCCCTACCAGCCCCCGCCCGGCGCCCCCGGCCAGCCGCCCGGGTACGGCTACCCGACCGCGCCCATGCACCAGATGCCCCCGCCCGGCATGCCCGGCGCCCCGGCGGGCCAGGGCGGGCGCGGCGGGCTGTCCGCCCAGATGAAGATCGTCATCGCGGCGGTCGTCGCCGTCGCCCTCATCGTCGGCACCGGCGTCTGGTACGCCTCCACCAAGGGCGGCGACCCGGCCCCGGCGACTGCGGGCGGCACCTCCGGCGGCACCGGAACGGACGGCGGCAAGGCGGACGGCGGCCCCGCCGCCCCCGACGGCCCCGGCAAGGAGAAGGTGCCCGGCAACACCCAGGCGAAGGTGGCCTTCCAGATCCCCGTCCCGGTCGTCACCGACATGGTGACCACCACCGGCTCGTGGCTGACCGACAAGACGTACGTCAAGTCGGGCGTCAACGAGGTCGTCGGCTACGACCCCGTCAAGGGCGCCAAGCTGTGGAGCGTGCCGCTGCCCGGCGAGCTCTGCGCCTCGACCCGGCACGTCAAGGACAACAAGACCGCCCTGGTCTTCGCCGCGGCCAAGCCGACGCCGCAGAACAAGTACCCGGGCTGCTCGGAGGTCGCCGTCCTCGACCTCGACGCGGGCAAGCTGCTGTGGACCAGGTCCGTCTCGCTCGACGGCGGCCGGAAGCTCAACATGAGCGAGGTCACCATCGGCGCCGGCACCGTCGCCGCCGCGGCCGTGCAGGGCGGCGCCGCCTGGGACCTGGCCACCGGCAAGGAGCTGTGGCGGCCCCAGGACAACGCCGAGGGCTGCCGCGACATGGGCTACGGCGGCGGTGAGGGGCTCGTCGCGGCGCGCAAGTGCGGCGACAGCGACAACGTGTCCGTGACGATCCAGAACCTGAACCCGGCCACGGGCGCGCCCGTCTCCGAGTTCAAGATGCCGACCGGCGTCGAGTACGCGTCGGTCGTCTCCACCCGGCCCCTGGTCGTCGCGGCCGACGTCGGGGACACGGCCGGTGACGGTTCCAGCATCTCGGACTTCTTCTCCATCGACGAGAAGACCGGCAAGCTGAAGGCGCAGATCCCCGCCGACGCCGACCGGTACGCGGCCGAGTGCGGCGCCACCGACGTGGAGCGGTGCGAGAAGCTCGTCGTCGGGAACAACCGCCTCTACCTGCCGACCGAGCAGCACGAGGGCGGCACGGACTCCCGCCGGGTCAACGAGATCGTCTCGTTCGACCTGACCACGGGGAAGCCCACCGGCGACCGGCTGGACTCCGGCGACGGCGTGGAGCTGTACCCCGTGCGGATGGACGGGGGCAACCTGATCGTCTACCGGACGCCCGGTTACGAGCGCGGCGGCGAGGTCGTCAGTGTCGACGGCGGCACCTTCAAGGAGACGCTGCTGATGAAGACCCCGGCGGACCGGACCATCAGCACCATCGAGCGGGCCCTCGTCGGCCGGGAGCCGATCCTCTACCGCGACGGACGGCTCTACCTGGCGGACCGCTTCGTCTCGAAGCCGTCGACGGTCGTCAAGGAGACGCGCTACCTGGCGCTGGTGTTCACCACCCAGTGA
- a CDS encoding outer membrane protein assembly factor BamB family protein, which produces MTQPPSQQPPQGGSGSPQDPQGVPQPPAAPPAQPPAAPGQPAQPPASLAKGEGAGEPPAAPGQPAQPPAAPPAAPAAQPPAAPEQPAQPPTAPAQPAAGYGFPQAPGQPPAPGYGYPQAPGQPGPYGQQPGPYGQPNPYGAQPGQPGPYAQPGPYAQPGPYAQQPGPYGQQPNPYGAYPTQPQYPGGPVPPGGPGGPGGPAKRRTQMAVAGAVAALLAVGGVSWWALSGDGEQGGTTVAQPSGSPSEPSGPSAPATGDTDDEGGGDREAEDDLNAGRQPGEAKVEWLLKNDVDLPRNGANVYGPWIVGDTLVKAMYRSVEGFSTADGGKKWSIPFATDVCEAPHAPTADGVIVLGLKDGTGDRADCRVLQQVDLKNGKAGWKTEVPKSTGFSALSDPTLAIAGGTVAAAGTGNSYGFSLTDGKQLFGKPSDGCQPYAFAGEGNRLIAAASCRVSDYKNPQQEVWEVDPATGKPKWKYQLARGWEVDKVYSVSPLVVNAVHEQKKQRTVLALTDAGRLRSQLSGGGDKFRSQCGGGGLIVFGQRLQGCVGVAADASTFYMSTEPTKLTRGTNDVVAFDLNTGKPKWRANAGAEKTMLPLRMEGGRLLVYVEGSWDRGGAVATLAPTGGQPSVLLQHPASVAKIERDFWQPRYAYAGGRFFIASGRVSAQNDKAELETKTVIAYGK; this is translated from the coding sequence ATGACTCAGCCGCCCAGCCAGCAACCGCCGCAGGGAGGCTCCGGGTCTCCGCAGGACCCGCAGGGGGTCCCCCAGCCGCCCGCCGCGCCGCCCGCGCAGCCGCCCGCCGCCCCGGGGCAGCCCGCGCAGCCGCCCGCCTCGCTCGCCAAGGGCGAGGGCGCGGGCGAGCCACCCGCCGCCCCGGGGCAGCCCGCGCAGCCGCCCGCCGCGCCCCCGGCCGCCCCTGCGGCCCAGCCGCCCGCCGCGCCGGAGCAGCCCGCGCAGCCGCCGACCGCCCCGGCCCAGCCCGCGGCCGGCTACGGGTTCCCGCAGGCCCCCGGCCAGCCCCCCGCGCCCGGCTACGGCTACCCGCAGGCCCCCGGCCAGCCCGGCCCCTACGGGCAGCAGCCCGGCCCCTACGGGCAGCCGAACCCGTACGGCGCCCAGCCGGGCCAGCCCGGCCCCTACGCCCAGCCCGGCCCGTACGCGCAGCCCGGCCCGTACGCGCAGCAGCCCGGCCCCTACGGGCAGCAGCCGAACCCCTACGGGGCCTACCCGACCCAGCCCCAGTACCCCGGCGGCCCCGTGCCGCCCGGCGGTCCCGGAGGTCCGGGCGGTCCCGCCAAGCGCAGGACGCAGATGGCCGTCGCCGGCGCGGTGGCCGCCCTCCTCGCCGTCGGCGGCGTCAGCTGGTGGGCCCTCAGCGGGGACGGCGAGCAGGGCGGGACGACCGTCGCCCAGCCGTCCGGCTCCCCGTCCGAACCGTCCGGACCGAGCGCCCCGGCGACCGGCGACACGGACGACGAGGGCGGCGGCGACCGCGAGGCCGAGGACGACCTCAACGCGGGCCGCCAGCCCGGCGAGGCCAAGGTCGAGTGGCTGCTCAAGAACGACGTGGACCTGCCGCGCAACGGCGCCAACGTCTACGGCCCCTGGATCGTCGGCGACACCCTGGTCAAGGCCATGTACCGGAGCGTCGAGGGCTTCTCCACCGCCGACGGCGGCAAGAAGTGGAGCATCCCCTTCGCCACGGACGTGTGCGAGGCCCCGCACGCCCCCACGGCGGACGGCGTCATCGTCCTCGGCCTCAAGGACGGCACCGGCGACCGCGCCGACTGCCGCGTCCTCCAGCAGGTCGACCTCAAGAACGGCAAGGCGGGCTGGAAGACGGAGGTGCCCAAGAGCACCGGCTTCAGCGCGCTCTCCGACCCGACGCTCGCCATCGCGGGCGGCACGGTCGCCGCCGCCGGCACGGGCAACTCGTACGGCTTCTCCCTCACCGACGGCAAGCAGCTGTTCGGCAAGCCCTCCGACGGCTGCCAGCCCTACGCCTTCGCGGGCGAGGGGAACCGCCTGATCGCCGCCGCGAGCTGCCGGGTCTCCGACTACAAGAACCCGCAGCAGGAGGTCTGGGAGGTCGACCCGGCCACCGGCAAGCCCAAGTGGAAGTACCAGCTGGCGCGCGGCTGGGAGGTCGACAAGGTCTACTCGGTCAGCCCGCTCGTCGTGAACGCCGTCCACGAGCAGAAGAAGCAGCGCACCGTCCTCGCCCTCACCGACGCGGGCCGGCTGCGCTCCCAGCTCTCCGGCGGCGGCGACAAGTTCCGCTCCCAGTGCGGCGGCGGCGGTCTGATCGTCTTCGGCCAGCGCCTCCAGGGCTGCGTCGGCGTCGCGGCCGACGCGAGCACCTTCTACATGTCGACCGAGCCCACGAAGCTGACGCGCGGCACCAACGACGTCGTCGCCTTCGACCTGAACACCGGCAAGCCCAAGTGGCGCGCCAACGCGGGCGCGGAGAAGACGATGCTCCCGCTGCGCATGGAGGGCGGCAGGCTCCTCGTCTATGTCGAGGGCTCCTGGGACCGCGGCGGCGCCGTCGCCACCCTCGCCCCGACCGGCGGTCAGCCGTCGGTGCTGCTCCAGCACCCGGCGTCCGTCGCCAAGATCGAGCGGGACTTCTGGCAGCCCCGGTACGCCTACGCCGGCGGCCGGTTCTTCATCGCCAGCGGCCGGGTCAGCGCCCAGAACGACAAGGCCGAGCTGGAGACCAAGACCGTGATCGCGTACGGCAAGTAG